A single window of Oerskovia paurometabola DNA harbors:
- a CDS encoding DUF4350 domain-containing protein: MTTGLDAPPPPVSAPDTSAPAVTTAYVPVRVTGDGTTARSRAARRWRAARWPLAVLLLVAIVAGLAALSRPAVSSTPLAPDNAGPNGARALAQVLGDQGVEVAYVTTTADAASRADAGTTLLVTSDLNLLPEQVDALLATEADLVLLEPGYDLLEGATDGTASLGDDWSSPDSLRSPQCTDPDAVAAEEIRSTGFGLTASGPGSVVCFPGDDSPPDTGAYLVHEGQRRVVAFDDATLLTNARVDQDGNAALALRALGRHETLTWFVPDLLDTSSTGDSSVGAAALPPWVTIVLVQLLVVALFAALWRGRRLGPLVTEDLPVVVRASETTRGRGRLYRRSRSRGHAAAGLRAHGADRMASRLGLPRSAAAPVLIDAIVRATHRPAEQVAHLLYGPPPADDAALLELARHLDQLESEVFHP, translated from the coding sequence GTGACCACTGGACTCGACGCACCGCCGCCCCCGGTCTCCGCCCCCGACACGTCCGCCCCGGCCGTCACGACCGCCTACGTCCCGGTGCGGGTGACGGGCGACGGCACCACGGCCAGGTCCCGGGCGGCGCGCCGGTGGCGTGCGGCCCGCTGGCCGCTCGCCGTGCTCCTCCTGGTGGCGATCGTGGCGGGACTCGCCGCGCTGTCGCGGCCCGCCGTCTCGAGCACCCCGCTCGCCCCGGACAACGCCGGTCCGAACGGAGCCCGGGCCCTCGCCCAGGTGCTCGGTGACCAGGGCGTCGAGGTCGCGTACGTGACCACGACGGCGGACGCCGCCTCGCGCGCCGACGCCGGGACGACGCTCCTCGTGACGTCCGACCTCAACCTGCTGCCCGAGCAGGTCGACGCACTCCTCGCGACCGAGGCCGACCTGGTGCTCCTGGAGCCCGGCTACGACCTGCTCGAGGGCGCGACCGACGGGACCGCGTCCCTGGGCGACGACTGGTCGTCGCCCGACTCCCTGCGCAGCCCGCAGTGCACGGACCCCGACGCGGTCGCCGCCGAGGAGATCCGCAGCACGGGCTTCGGCCTGACCGCGTCCGGACCAGGCTCGGTCGTCTGCTTCCCCGGTGACGACAGCCCGCCGGACACGGGCGCGTACCTGGTCCACGAGGGTCAGCGTCGCGTCGTCGCGTTCGACGACGCGACGCTGCTCACGAACGCCCGCGTCGACCAGGACGGCAACGCCGCCCTCGCCCTGCGTGCGCTCGGTCGCCACGAGACCCTGACGTGGTTCGTGCCCGACCTGCTGGACACCTCGTCGACCGGCGACTCCTCGGTCGGGGCGGCTGCCCTGCCTCCCTGGGTCACGATCGTGCTCGTCCAGCTCCTGGTCGTCGCCCTGTTCGCGGCCCTCTGGCGCGGCCGCCGCCTCGGACCGCTCGTGACCGAGGACCTCCCGGTCGTCGTCCGCGCGTCCGAGACGACGCGTGGCCGCGGCCGCCTGTACCGCCGGTCCCGCTCCCGCGGGCACGCCGCGGCCGGCCTGCGCGCCCACGGCGCCGACCGCATGGCCTCGCGGCTGGGCCTGCCGCGGTCGGCAGCCGCGCCCGTGCTGATCGACGCGATCGTCCGCGCCACGCACCGCCCGGCCGAGCAGGTCGCGCACCTCTTGTACGGCCCACCACCCGCCGACGACGCAGCGCTGCTCGAGCTCGCGCGTCACCTTGACCAGTTGGAGAGCGAGGTCTTCCACCCGTGA
- a CDS encoding stage II sporulation protein M has translation MDLDAFNAVHSDEWSRLAELTKKRSLDGAEADELVRLYQSVATHLSTIRSSAPDPVLVTRLSDLLARARGRIAGAHEPAWRDVTRLATVSVPAALYRIRWWTVTVMTLFLLVAVVSGWWVATNPDALASMGTPSQREAYVDEAFASYYDPGVDFAAVVWTNNAWLAALCVAFGITGVFTAYLLFSNAVAVGSTGGMMASYGELDTFLTLIAPHGLLELTAIFVAGAAGLRLFWTMVDPGPRPRLRALAEEGRSLFTVVIGLVVVLAVSGLIEGFVTGSGMAWWLKIVIGAIALAAFWAYTIVLGRRAVLAGETGDLSADLAGDVAPVAA, from the coding sequence GTGGACCTCGATGCCTTCAACGCCGTGCACAGCGACGAGTGGTCGCGGCTCGCCGAGCTGACCAAGAAGCGCTCGCTCGACGGCGCCGAGGCGGACGAGCTCGTCCGCCTCTACCAGTCGGTCGCGACGCACCTGTCGACGATCCGCTCGTCGGCCCCCGACCCGGTCCTCGTCACGCGGCTCTCCGACCTCCTGGCACGCGCGAGGGGCCGTATCGCGGGCGCGCACGAGCCCGCGTGGCGCGACGTGACGCGCCTGGCCACCGTCTCGGTGCCTGCCGCGCTCTACCGGATCCGCTGGTGGACCGTGACGGTCATGACCCTGTTCCTGCTCGTCGCCGTGGTCTCGGGCTGGTGGGTCGCCACCAACCCCGACGCGCTCGCCTCGATGGGCACGCCCAGCCAGCGCGAGGCCTACGTCGACGAGGCGTTCGCGAGCTACTACGACCCCGGGGTGGACTTCGCCGCCGTGGTCTGGACCAACAACGCGTGGCTCGCCGCGCTGTGCGTCGCGTTCGGGATCACGGGGGTCTTCACGGCGTACCTGCTGTTCTCGAACGCCGTGGCGGTCGGCTCGACGGGCGGCATGATGGCGTCCTACGGCGAGCTCGACACCTTCCTCACGCTCATCGCCCCGCACGGCCTGCTCGAGCTCACCGCGATCTTCGTGGCCGGGGCAGCAGGGCTGCGTCTGTTCTGGACCATGGTCGACCCGGGGCCCCGCCCTCGCCTGCGCGCCCTCGCGGAAGAGGGGCGCTCGCTCTTCACGGTCGTGATCGGGCTCGTGGTGGTGCTGGCCGTCTCGGGGCTGATCGAGGGGTTCGTCACCGGGTCGGGCATGGCGTGGTGGCTCAAGATCGTCATCGGGGCGATCGCGCTCGCGGCGTTCTGGGCGTACACGATCGTGCTCGGGCGCCGGGCCGTGCTGGCGGGGGAGACGGGCGACCTCTCGGCCGACCTTGCGGGGGACGTCGCGCCGGTCGCGGCCTGA
- a CDS encoding acyltransferase family protein yields the protein MAVVDVPRLPARPTRAVRPSRPAGPPSVVAASAARRREPAPRRREGAGAPARRDVFVDAVRALATLAVLSVHWLMPEVTWDGARLGIGNALSHGGAWTLTWVLQVLPLLFFAAGASAAYQLWRPGPAAPGLAAPGLVAAGWDVVRRRMPRIWKPVAAFVGAWAVAAVVLVVAGVPETAVLQVARIAPQLLWFLGVYLLLLAVTPALLRAYRAWGWRTVAVVVAAPFVVDVLRFAAGVEQVAVANVLLGWAVPYVLGIVYVDLVRRDALPSRRTLAVVAAGALAAMAGLVVAGPYPLSLIGMPGDAISNLGPPTALAVTHAVLQVSVALAVRDVMVRWAQGRGAVLVAWVAGRSMTLYLWHLTAMFVVLGVVLLGLGTPLPASWSADWWASRPLWFGAAALVLGALVLAFGRFEAGTPGRAGGSPRRAGARNVPVRSGGRAPSTAGGGASRPAPERAPVPAGR from the coding sequence GTGGCCGTCGTCGACGTCCCTCGTCTTCCCGCTCGCCCCACCCGGGCGGTCCGTCCGTCGCGGCCCGCGGGCCCGCCCTCCGTCGTCGCGGCCTCCGCGGCCCGGCGCCGGGAGCCCGCGCCGCGCCGTCGGGAAGGTGCCGGCGCACCCGCGCGTCGAGACGTGTTCGTCGACGCCGTGCGCGCGCTCGCGACCCTCGCGGTCCTGAGCGTCCACTGGCTCATGCCCGAGGTCACGTGGGACGGCGCACGCCTCGGGATCGGCAACGCCCTGTCGCACGGCGGCGCGTGGACCCTCACGTGGGTCCTGCAGGTCCTGCCCCTGTTGTTCTTCGCGGCCGGGGCGTCGGCCGCGTACCAGCTCTGGCGCCCGGGCCCCGCCGCACCGGGCCTCGCCGCACCGGGCCTCGTGGCGGCGGGGTGGGACGTCGTGCGGCGCCGGATGCCGCGCATCTGGAAGCCGGTCGCGGCGTTCGTCGGTGCGTGGGCCGTGGCGGCGGTCGTGCTCGTCGTCGCAGGGGTGCCGGAGACGGCCGTGCTGCAGGTCGCCCGGATCGCGCCGCAGCTCCTGTGGTTCCTCGGGGTGTACCTGCTGCTGCTCGCCGTCACCCCGGCCCTGCTGCGGGCCTACCGGGCGTGGGGCTGGCGCACGGTCGCCGTCGTCGTCGCCGCACCCTTCGTCGTCGACGTGCTGCGCTTCGCGGCGGGCGTCGAGCAGGTGGCCGTCGCGAACGTGCTGCTCGGCTGGGCCGTGCCCTACGTCCTGGGGATCGTCTACGTCGACCTCGTGCGGCGCGACGCGCTGCCCTCCCGCCGCACGCTCGCCGTCGTGGCCGCGGGCGCCCTCGCGGCCATGGCGGGCCTCGTCGTCGCCGGTCCCTACCCGCTGAGCCTCATCGGGATGCCGGGGGACGCGATCTCCAACCTCGGGCCGCCCACGGCGCTCGCCGTGACCCACGCGGTCCTCCAGGTGAGCGTGGCGCTCGCGGTGCGCGACGTCATGGTGCGCTGGGCGCAGGGGCGCGGCGCGGTCCTCGTGGCGTGGGTCGCGGGGCGGTCCATGACGCTGTACCTGTGGCACCTGACCGCGATGTTCGTCGTGCTCGGCGTGGTCCTGCTGGGGCTCGGCACGCCCCTGCCCGCGTCGTGGAGCGCCGACTGGTGGGCGAGCCGGCCCCTGTGGTTCGGTGCGGCCGCGCTCGTGCTCGGCGCGCTCGTGCTGGCCTTCGGGCGGTTCGAGGCGGGGACTCCTGGCAGGGCGGGCGGGTCGCCGCGCAGGGCGGGAGCGCGGAACGTGCCCGTCAGGTCCGGGGGTCGGGCACCGAGTACGGCAGGCGGTGGAGCATCTCGCCCTGCTCCTGAGCGAGCACCCGTCCCCGCTGGGCGCTGA
- a CDS encoding response regulator transcription factor: MRLVIAEDSVILRDGLVALLTRRGHEVVAAVGDGDALVAEVARLAALGDLPDVVIIDIRMPPSFTDEGLRAALALRAASPGLGVLLFSQYVETRFVSELLTGGAEGVGYLLKDRVADVSEFLDALTRIAAGQTVLDPEVVSQLMGASRSDDGLARLTPREREVLELMAQGRSNTAIAENLFLSYGAVEKNVTAIFGKLGLPQDAGDHRRVLAVLRYLRD, translated from the coding sequence GTGCGGCTCGTGATCGCCGAGGACTCCGTCATCCTGCGCGACGGGCTCGTCGCCCTGCTCACCCGTCGAGGCCACGAGGTCGTCGCGGCCGTGGGCGACGGCGACGCGCTCGTCGCGGAGGTGGCTCGCCTCGCCGCCCTCGGCGACCTGCCCGACGTCGTCATCATCGACATCCGCATGCCCCCGTCGTTCACGGACGAGGGCCTGCGTGCTGCGCTCGCGCTGCGCGCGGCGTCGCCGGGGCTGGGGGTCCTGCTGTTCTCGCAGTACGTCGAGACGCGGTTCGTGAGCGAGCTGCTCACCGGCGGCGCCGAGGGCGTGGGCTACCTCCTCAAGGACCGGGTCGCGGACGTGAGCGAGTTCCTCGACGCCCTGACGCGCATCGCCGCGGGGCAGACGGTGCTCGACCCCGAGGTCGTGAGCCAGCTCATGGGCGCCTCACGCTCGGACGACGGCCTGGCGCGCCTCACGCCGCGCGAGCGCGAGGTGCTCGAGCTCATGGCGCAGGGCCGCTCGAACACCGCGATCGCGGAGAACCTGTTCCTGTCCTACGGGGCCGTGGAGAAGAACGTCACGGCGATCTTCGGCAAGCTCGGCCTGCCGCAGGACGCGGGGGACCACCGCCGGGTGCTCGCGGTGCTCAGGTACCTGCGGGACTGA
- a CDS encoding DUF58 domain-containing protein — protein MALTWRAVALAALGVVAVLVVPSYGTVLLWALVVGALCALDVMLAASPRQVAVERRVPGSVRLTGRTTSQLVVTNLSGRRLRAVVRDAWAPSAGAQRNRHAVDLPAGESARLVTTLVPTRRGDRAAGAVTIRSAGPLGLAARQVSLDVPGRLRVLPEFASRRHLPSRLARLREMDGRSAVQVRGEGTEFDSLREYVIGDDVRSIDWRASARRADMVVRTWRPERDRRVLIVLDTSRTSAARIGDEPRLDASIEAALLLSALAGRAGDRVELFAYDRGVRARVAGAAGPRLMPALADALAPVQPALLETDWPGLVGSVHQRLSQRALVVLLTTLDPAAVETGLLPVVGQLTSTHQVVVASVADPEVAALRAARDSSAEVYDAAAAARVELERTAVRTVLSRKGVEVVEGLPEELAPRLADTYLALKAAGRL, from the coding sequence ATGGCTCTGACGTGGCGCGCGGTCGCGCTGGCGGCCCTGGGCGTGGTCGCCGTCCTCGTGGTGCCCTCGTACGGCACCGTGCTGCTCTGGGCGCTCGTCGTGGGGGCGCTGTGCGCGCTCGACGTGATGCTCGCGGCCTCGCCGCGCCAGGTAGCGGTCGAACGGCGCGTGCCCGGATCGGTGCGCCTCACGGGGCGCACGACGTCGCAGCTCGTCGTGACGAACCTGAGCGGACGGCGCCTGCGGGCCGTGGTGCGCGACGCGTGGGCTCCTTCCGCGGGCGCCCAGCGCAACCGTCACGCCGTGGACCTGCCCGCCGGGGAGTCGGCACGCCTGGTGACCACGCTCGTCCCGACGCGGCGCGGTGACCGCGCCGCGGGCGCGGTCACGATCCGCTCGGCGGGCCCGCTCGGGCTCGCCGCCCGCCAGGTCTCGCTCGACGTCCCCGGACGGCTGCGAGTGCTCCCCGAGTTCGCCTCGCGCCGCCACCTGCCGAGCAGGCTCGCACGGCTGCGCGAGATGGACGGCCGCTCGGCCGTCCAGGTGCGGGGCGAGGGGACGGAGTTCGACTCGCTGCGCGAGTACGTGATCGGCGACGACGTCCGCTCGATCGACTGGCGGGCCTCGGCCCGCCGCGCGGACATGGTCGTGCGGACCTGGCGCCCCGAGCGCGACCGCCGCGTCCTGATCGTGCTCGACACGTCCCGGACGTCCGCCGCGCGCATCGGTGACGAGCCGCGGCTCGACGCGAGCATCGAGGCGGCCCTGCTGCTCTCGGCCCTCGCGGGACGCGCGGGCGACCGCGTCGAGCTGTTCGCGTACGACCGCGGCGTGCGCGCCAGGGTCGCGGGGGCGGCCGGCCCCCGGCTCATGCCCGCGCTCGCGGACGCGCTCGCGCCGGTCCAGCCCGCGCTGCTCGAGACCGACTGGCCAGGGCTCGTGGGTTCGGTCCACCAGCGGCTCTCGCAGCGCGCGCTCGTCGTGCTGCTCACGACCCTCGACCCGGCCGCGGTCGAGACCGGCCTGCTCCCCGTGGTCGGGCAGCTGACGTCCACGCACCAGGTGGTCGTCGCCTCGGTCGCGGACCCCGAGGTCGCTGCCCTGCGCGCGGCCCGGGACTCGAGCGCCGAGGTCTACGACGCCGCCGCCGCGGCGCGCGTCGAGCTCGAGCGCACCGCGGTCCGCACCGTGCTGTCCCGCAAGGGCGTCGAGGTCGTCGAAGGGCTGCCCGAGGAGCTCGCGCCCCGGCTCGCGGACACCTACCTCGCGCTCAAGGCGGCCGGACGCCTCTGA
- a CDS encoding DUF4129 domain-containing protein — MTGALPASLAAWQAAAPARLGLGVGADVPVVPDADTARQWLKEELLDPVYVDQPSLLSRFVDWLTGLFTDVRVLDVNPVVASLVIVGLVLVVAVVAYVVTGPVRLSRKARSSVAVFDDDERSAKELRAAADAAASTGDWPTAVVERYRAVVRSLEERVILDPRPGRTAHEAADDAAVRLPALAERLAAGARLFDDVRYGKVSVGPAADQALRELDAATLATTPTPPAHLLGAPEPDSPAQVPTPSGGSR, encoded by the coding sequence GTGACCGGCGCGCTCCCTGCGTCGCTCGCCGCCTGGCAGGCGGCTGCTCCGGCGCGCCTCGGCCTGGGGGTCGGTGCCGACGTCCCGGTCGTGCCCGACGCCGACACCGCACGACAGTGGTTGAAGGAAGAGCTCCTCGACCCCGTGTACGTGGACCAGCCCTCGCTCCTGTCGCGCTTCGTCGACTGGCTGACCGGCCTGTTCACCGACGTCCGGGTCCTCGACGTGAACCCCGTGGTGGCCTCGCTCGTGATCGTCGGGCTGGTCCTCGTCGTGGCGGTTGTCGCCTACGTGGTCACGGGCCCGGTCCGCCTGTCCCGCAAGGCCCGTTCGTCGGTCGCGGTGTTCGACGACGACGAGCGCTCCGCCAAGGAGCTCCGGGCCGCGGCCGACGCCGCCGCCTCGACGGGCGACTGGCCGACCGCCGTCGTCGAGCGCTACCGCGCCGTCGTGCGTTCGCTCGAGGAGCGCGTGATCCTGGACCCGCGCCCCGGGCGCACGGCCCACGAGGCCGCGGACGACGCCGCCGTGCGCCTCCCTGCGCTCGCGGAGCGGCTCGCGGCCGGTGCACGCCTGTTCGACGACGTCCGCTACGGGAAGGTGTCGGTCGGGCCTGCGGCCGACCAGGCGCTGCGCGAGCTCGACGCGGCGACGCTCGCCACGACGCCGACCCCGCCCGCCCACCTGCTCGGGGCCCCGGAGCCGGACTCCCCCGCCCAGGTGCCCACCCCCTCCGGAGGCTCCCGGTGA
- a CDS encoding AAA family ATPase translates to MQTAPSSAHPHGQAEPPAQPPAYGAPVPQAPAAPVAHAVADAPTQAAPSGPSHELRAALAAVRTEVGKAVVGQDAAVTSLLIAMLCKGHVLLEGVPGVAKTLLVRTLAASLDLDTKRVQFTPDLMPGDVTGSLVYDARTAEFSFREGPVFTNLLLADEINRTPPKTQASLLEAMEERQVSVDGTPRMLPDPFLVIATQNPVEYEGTYPLPEAQLDRFLLKLVLPLPERDQEIEVLARHAAGFNPRDLAAAGVRPVAGREVLDRARAEVAQVQVSREVLGYAVDLCRATRHSPSLSLGVSPRGATALLATSRAWAWLSGRGYVTPDDVKALAHPTLRHRVQLRPEAELEGVTAESVLDTVLASVPVPR, encoded by the coding sequence GTGCAGACGGCGCCGTCCTCCGCCCACCCCCACGGCCAGGCCGAGCCCCCGGCGCAGCCGCCCGCCTACGGCGCCCCCGTCCCGCAGGCGCCCGCCGCCCCCGTCGCGCACGCCGTCGCCGACGCACCCACCCAGGCTGCGCCGTCGGGTCCCTCGCACGAGCTCCGCGCGGCCCTCGCGGCCGTGCGGACGGAGGTCGGCAAGGCCGTCGTGGGCCAGGACGCCGCTGTGACGAGCCTGCTCATCGCGATGCTCTGCAAGGGCCACGTGCTGCTCGAGGGCGTGCCCGGTGTCGCCAAGACGCTGCTCGTGCGCACGCTCGCGGCCTCGCTCGACCTGGACACCAAGCGCGTCCAGTTCACGCCGGACCTCATGCCGGGCGACGTCACGGGCTCGCTCGTGTACGACGCACGCACGGCCGAGTTCTCGTTCCGCGAGGGCCCCGTCTTCACGAACCTGCTGCTCGCCGACGAGATCAACCGCACGCCCCCCAAGACCCAGGCCTCGCTGCTCGAGGCCATGGAGGAGCGCCAGGTCTCGGTCGACGGGACGCCGCGGATGCTGCCGGACCCGTTCCTCGTCATCGCGACGCAGAACCCCGTCGAGTACGAGGGCACCTACCCGCTGCCCGAGGCCCAGCTCGACCGCTTCCTGCTCAAGCTCGTCCTGCCGCTGCCCGAGCGCGACCAGGAGATCGAGGTCCTCGCGCGGCACGCCGCGGGCTTCAACCCGCGTGACCTCGCCGCCGCGGGCGTGCGCCCCGTCGCGGGCCGCGAGGTCCTGGACCGCGCGCGCGCCGAGGTCGCCCAGGTCCAGGTCTCGCGCGAGGTCCTCGGCTACGCCGTGGACCTGTGCCGCGCCACCCGCCACTCGCCCTCGCTGTCGCTCGGTGTCTCGCCCCGTGGTGCCACGGCGCTCCTCGCGACCTCGCGCGCGTGGGCGTGGCTGTCGGGTCGTGGGTACGTCACGCCCGACGACGTCAAGGCCCTGGCCCACCCGACGCTGCGCCACCGCGTCCAGCTCCGGCCCGAGGCCGAGCTCGAGGGCGTGACCGCCGAGAGCGTGCTCGACACGGTGCTGGCCTCCGTGCCGGTACCGCGCTGA
- the mtrA gene encoding MtrAB system response regulator MtrA, translated as MKVRVLVVDDDTALAEMIGIVLRSEGFDPVFCADGDLALATFRSTQPDLVLLDLMLPGKDGTEVCRLIRAESGVPIIMLTAKSDTVDVVLGLESGADDYISKPFKPKELVARIRARLRRSDEPAPEHLAIGDVEIDVTGHRVTRDGRPIALTPLEFDLLVALARKPWQVFTREVLLEKVWGYRHAADTRLVNVHVQRLRSKVEHDPENPEIVLTVRGVGYKAGAARG; from the coding sequence ATGAAGGTACGTGTGCTTGTGGTCGACGACGACACCGCTCTCGCCGAGATGATCGGCATCGTGCTGCGGTCCGAGGGGTTCGACCCGGTGTTCTGTGCGGACGGAGACCTCGCCCTGGCGACGTTCCGCAGCACGCAGCCGGACCTCGTCCTGCTCGACCTCATGCTGCCGGGCAAGGACGGCACCGAGGTGTGCCGCCTGATCCGTGCGGAGTCGGGGGTGCCCATCATCATGCTCACGGCCAAGAGCGACACGGTCGACGTCGTCCTGGGCCTGGAGTCCGGCGCCGACGACTACATCTCCAAGCCGTTCAAGCCCAAGGAGCTCGTGGCGCGCATCCGGGCGCGCCTGCGCCGCTCGGACGAGCCCGCCCCCGAGCACCTGGCGATCGGCGACGTCGAGATCGACGTGACCGGGCACCGGGTCACGCGCGACGGCCGCCCCATCGCGCTGACGCCCCTCGAGTTCGACCTCCTGGTCGCGCTCGCCCGCAAGCCGTGGCAGGTCTTCACGCGCGAGGTCCTCCTCGAGAAGGTCTGGGGCTACCGTCACGCGGCGGACACGCGCCTGGTCAACGTCCACGTGCAGCGCCTGCGCTCGAAGGTCGAGCACGACCCGGAGAACCCGGAGATCGTCCTGACCGTCCGCGGCGTCGGGTACAAGGCGGGCGCGGCGCGCGGGTGA
- a CDS encoding winged helix DNA-binding domain-containing protein: MTADGRHGPTLSLDDLNRALLARQHLLAPAPWAPVAEVDHLVGLQSQAPTSPYPGLWSRLDGFRTDDLADRFLDRSVTRIAVMRGTVHLVTADDALELPGALRPLLESGVRTGSAHAKALVGTNLDDVASAARDLLTGSPLTSGDLGRLLGERWPDVHPQHLAYTARCFLPLVQVTPRGLWGANGPGTTTTWTTADAWFGRPSRTLLDPDERAAALVRLVRRYLAAFGPATVMDAQRWAGLTGLRDAVGRLRPELVTFTGPDGKEYLDLPDAPRPGAQAPAPLVLVAEFDNLVLGHADRTRVVDDVRRKAITTVNGQVPGTVLVDGYVAATWKVRRTGTRSATTPDAVAHLDVVPLGHTFTRAQRAALDARGGELLRFVAPEASEHVVTVAGT, encoded by the coding sequence ATGACCGCCGACGGCCGCCACGGGCCCACCCTCAGCCTCGACGACCTCAACCGGGCGCTCCTGGCCCGTCAGCACCTGCTCGCCCCCGCGCCGTGGGCCCCCGTCGCCGAGGTGGACCACCTCGTGGGACTCCAGTCGCAGGCTCCGACGAGCCCCTACCCGGGGTTGTGGTCACGCCTCGACGGCTTCCGGACCGACGACCTCGCGGACAGGTTCCTGGACCGGTCGGTGACCCGCATCGCGGTCATGCGCGGCACGGTCCACCTCGTCACCGCCGACGACGCCCTCGAGCTCCCCGGTGCCCTGCGCCCTCTGCTCGAGTCCGGGGTGCGCACGGGCAGCGCGCACGCCAAGGCGCTCGTGGGCACGAACCTCGACGACGTCGCCTCGGCCGCGCGGGACCTCCTGACCGGGTCCCCCCTGACCTCGGGCGACCTGGGGCGACTGCTCGGCGAGCGCTGGCCCGACGTCCACCCTCAGCACCTGGCCTACACGGCCCGCTGCTTCCTCCCCCTCGTCCAGGTCACGCCCCGCGGGCTGTGGGGCGCGAACGGCCCTGGCACGACGACGACCTGGACCACGGCCGACGCCTGGTTCGGACGGCCGAGCCGCACGCTCCTCGACCCCGACGAACGCGCCGCTGCGCTCGTGCGCCTCGTCCGCCGCTATCTCGCGGCGTTCGGCCCCGCGACCGTCATGGACGCCCAGCGGTGGGCCGGGCTGACGGGCCTGCGCGACGCCGTCGGGCGGCTGCGGCCCGAGCTCGTGACCTTCACCGGGCCCGACGGGAAGGAGTACCTCGACCTGCCCGACGCCCCGCGCCCCGGTGCGCAGGCCCCCGCTCCCCTGGTGCTCGTGGCCGAGTTCGACAACCTGGTGCTGGGTCACGCGGACCGCACGCGCGTCGTGGACGACGTCCGCCGCAAGGCCATCACGACCGTCAACGGTCAGGTGCCCGGGACGGTCCTCGTGGACGGCTACGTGGCCGCGACGTGGAAGGTGCGCCGCACCGGGACGCGCTCGGCCACGACGCCCGACGCCGTCGCGCACCTCGACGTCGTCCCGCTCGGGCACACGTTCACGCGCGCGCAGCGGGCCGCGCTCGACGCACGCGGCGGTGAGCTGCTGCGGTTCGTCGCACCCGAGGCGTCCGAGCACGTCGTCACCGTCGCGGGCACGTAG
- a CDS encoding RDD family protein: protein MRDGILTGEGVVLDARPASFVTRALGAVIDLVALGIVILVVLFAVAGAALNAVSIDFAPAVWIVLVVLIMVGIPTTVETLSRGRSLGKLATGIRVVRDDGGPVRFRHAFIRALVGVGELWMTFGSVAIVASLSNDKGKRVGDMLAGTYAIRVRGGKPTYAAIAMPPYLAGWAAHADMRRLPDGLALAVRQFLGRATQLNPASRVRIGQELAGRIEQYVAPGPPPGTPAEDFLCAVLAERRSRDWVSAQRGRVLAQEQGEMLHRLPYSVPDPRT, encoded by the coding sequence GTGCGAGACGGCATCCTGACCGGCGAGGGAGTGGTCCTCGACGCGCGGCCCGCGTCGTTCGTGACGCGCGCCCTGGGAGCCGTGATCGACCTGGTCGCGCTCGGGATCGTGATCCTGGTCGTCCTGTTCGCCGTGGCGGGGGCCGCGCTCAACGCGGTCAGCATCGACTTCGCCCCGGCCGTGTGGATCGTCCTCGTGGTCCTGATCATGGTCGGCATCCCCACGACGGTCGAGACCCTCTCGCGCGGCCGGTCGCTGGGCAAGCTCGCGACGGGCATCCGCGTCGTGCGCGACGACGGCGGCCCGGTCCGTTTCCGGCACGCCTTCATCCGTGCGCTCGTGGGCGTGGGCGAGCTGTGGATGACGTTCGGCTCGGTCGCCATCGTCGCGTCGCTGTCGAACGACAAGGGCAAGCGGGTCGGCGACATGCTGGCCGGTACCTACGCGATCCGCGTGCGCGGCGGGAAGCCGACGTACGCCGCCATCGCGATGCCGCCCTACCTCGCCGGCTGGGCCGCGCACGCCGACATGCGCCGGCTCCCGGACGGGCTGGCCCTCGCGGTCCGCCAGTTCCTGGGCCGCGCCACCCAGCTCAACCCCGCCTCGCGCGTGCGGATCGGCCAGGAGCTCGCCGGGCGGATCGAGCAGTACGTGGCCCCCGGCCCGCCGCCCGGGACCCCCGCCGAGGACTTCCTGTGCGCTGTCCTCGCCGAGCGGCGCAGCCGGGACTGGGTCAGCGCCCAGCGGGGACGGGTGCTCGCTCAGGAGCAGGGCGAGATGCTCCACCGCCTGCCGTACTCGGTGCCCGACCCCCGGACCTGA